The stretch of DNA AATCTACAGTACTTGAGTTGAATTCACTGAATTGAGTTGATATGGAGATACCTTCCGAGTTGAACGAGTCGAGTTGGTTAACGCTGAGATTTCCGAGGATTCCCATGGCCGCCTTGGGACGATGATGCTGGCGTTTGGGAAGGACGATCACCGACTCCGGAAAGACGGAATAAcaaaaatgctgaaattgggcGCTGTGTATTTTACATCAATGCCCctctaatttattataattttatagagaaatttcaaaaaaaaaaaattcaaagaaaaatggaagGAAAGATGAATAAGCACTAACTACCCTCCACTCAAAGGTAGAgtccatatttattttaaataaaaaaatttcttatttttccagtaaataaaagatttgaGAAACTTTGACGTTAAAATGGACTTTTACTGCTGATGGTGACGTGAGCTGTTTGTTATATGGCACCTCGTGATTGGGTGATCCTAACAATTATGAATCTATGATACCAGATTCATTTGATTGATCATAAATTATAAACTAGGGGAGGAACCCcgtatttttctaatttttttaattccataaaaaaataaataaaacaaaactttattttttaattttttaaataataataatgtgttaTTAACTTCACACCACTCCACACCGCATGActcataaacatatatatatatataatatataataataataataataatggaagaTAAAACTGCTCCTTCCTGTTTTAACAATAATGAAAATGTTTTAAACAGGATGAAATCCAAGCAATTCATCAAGTAGATAAAATCAAAGTCAACAACCACCAGAACAAATATAGAATCAAATTGGATGATCAATGATGATGCCTTCAGTATTGCTTGGCTGAATCAAAGTTAACAAACTTGAAAGTCTAATTTGGTTGACAAGCAATGAAAAACCAGTACATTTTATACAGAGAGTTTATTTACAGTCAAGTACCAATCAAGAGATGAACAGGCCCTACCAAATTCATGCAGTCATCAAGCTCTAATTTGAGGGTTTTGCTCATCTACTCATTGATCATCATAATGGAACATGCAGGCTCACATCCAAATCAATCTTCAAAGCAAAAATAGCTGCAGCCAAAAATAGCTGTGGTGCCCATGCCAAGGCCGGCGATAAAGCAACAGGTCCAACTCCATAAGCTGCCATGAGAACAGAACATATCTGTACATGCGCAAAACACTTCAACTaatgataaaattgaaaatttacaaatattacACTGAGcatatatttatttgtcataCCTTCAAGTGTAGTAGTGAAATGATCAAACATGCCAATAGAAGCGCTCTTCTTGTCCAATATCCACCGAACTTAATTATCCATGAGGAAATAACGCTCAAAGAATACTTTGGTGGTGCTCCTCTCACAAATTCCTGGCCTGGTCCTCTTGGTGATGTTTCATAAGCACAGCTCATTTTCCTGTGGTAATACAGACGACAGCCAGAACATTTGGCGAATAAGCCATAAATTAATAGAAAGGTTGGTGTGACAACCAAATACATGAAAGGAAGTGTGATTGCCATAATGTCAGGGTAGCCTTGCTCTTCTTTGATAAATGGAGCTGATGGAGTCTGTATGCTCCAACCACGCATGTACATTCTGGCAATGCCACCATTTTCTGATGTTGCATGACCACAAAACCATGGCATCTTAAGTAAATATAGAAGATAGAAAACCATGGCAAGCCAAAATTTTCTGCTCCTTGAACCCTCTAACAAGTACCAGAGAAGGGGAAAAATGAACTTCTTTTGTCTAATAGGAGAGGAAACCGATATTGACGTAGCCCATCTCTGATATAATTCATTCCTCTCCATCAAATAATTAAGAATctttggaagaaaaagaagcaaaatgagGAAGAAGATGTTGCTCCATAGAAGAAACAAATAGAGGTCCTCCCAATGTACATTAAAAATCAGATAAACCAGCAATGTGCTTGGATGATAGGCAAGTTTACCTTCTACCGAGAATGGCCTCATTGCACTTGCAGTTTCCTTGCCTTGATCATCTATAACGAATACTTGTAACCAAAGTCGGGATGCGGGCATGCTTTTATAATTCTCAGCATTCCATTTGGCATGGAATAACGGCTTGAAATTGACAGAGCCAGTCACAGGCTGCAGTGGTATCTCTTCCACTACTTTAAAAGCTCTTGCTGAATCAAAAACCCTGGCAGTCACGTTGCGGATTGGTTGAACAGAGAAAACAAGAGAATTGATATCATTCCTTACCACAGGATTCTTCATTTCATCTTGATTCATACATCTAGAATCAGTGGGATGGGTGATGAGAATGGTTGTCTGGAAATCATCCAACAGCTGATTTTGGCTTGAAAGCCCAATATCCAAGAATGAAACTGCCCCTCCATCTATAGCTAGAATTCTCATCAATCTAAATTCCTTCCAATCTCCTAGTTCCCACTCCCAAAACTGGCCAACATGCTCTAATCCGTTAGGACCAGATGGAAAATCAATCATATGAAGTCTCCAGAGTGTTTTACCGAGCTTAGCATGCAGGTGGCCACAAATGTATGCTGAAACTGATTGCCTGGCAAAAATGCCTTCatacctccttcttctttttgacGAAGCAATAAAAGATGTTGGGAAATGTCCAAATACTACTTTTGTCACCAGTCCGCCAGGTTGACTATCCCAATACTGGAGTTCTGATTCCACAGCATCAAGCGTTCTGTCAGTTGGATGACCAAACAAATTTGATGGCCACCGAATTCCATAGCCAATAGTATCATCTATGCCCAGAAAGTGGTAGATTCTATTATCTCCCTaaaaaatcttcaaagaaaaaatCAGTTCAAATACTTGAACAAGAGCACTATCCATGTCTAATTCACTAAGCAATAATAACTGGAGGATAGCTAGCTGCATGAAATTCTTACAGAGTAGCAAATGGTAACAGTAGGAAGTACAGAGGAGAAACCTTAAGTGCAaatttatgattcaaaaattgttTCACCTCTaagaaacatttaaaataacaacTAAACAATGATGAGATGAAACAACAAAATTACCTACCACAAGAGAGATGCTGTTCATGGTGTTATGCCTGTTAAGCTGAGAATTAATACTATGGATGGagaaaaaatccaaattgtggCCAACATAAGGAACACCATACTTGTCATGATTTCCCCTTATGTCAAATATTCTTCTGTTCTCCAGGTAATTATGCCCTACAATTGCATCCATTCCGTTCCTGTATTGCATCCATTCAGACTCATCTTGCCTTGAGCTTGATCTCCTCTCATTTTTCGCAtctgattttgttaaaaataaaattaacaatctCAGCCAAACAACAGTACTCTTTGAAAAAGGTGCAAGCCAACGTTACGAACACATTTCACTATCTATAAGATGCTTTGAACAAAATCCCTGAATTATGTTctcatgaatgaaaaaaaaatgtcagcACAAGTATGACAATAACAATGCAATGTTGACCAGCAAAATCTGCACATTGAATAACCAAAGTTCAAC from Dioscorea cayenensis subsp. rotundata cultivar TDr96_F1 unplaced genomic scaffold, TDr96_F1_v2_PseudoChromosome.rev07_lg8_w22 25.fasta BLBR01000136.1, whole genome shotgun sequence encodes:
- the LOC120253622 gene encoding putative metallophosphoesterase At3g03305; this encodes MAVLLFFSIVSFFLTAVIGMGEGGAEAGSPSREFFRFNGDVAWVVQVSDLHLSAYHPERGADLLRLLAPALRVIRPSLLLVTGDITDAKNERRSSSRQDESEWMQYRNGMDAIVGHNYLENRRIFDIRGNHDKYGVPYVGHNLDFFSIHSINSQLNRHNTMNSISLVGDNRIYHFLGIDDTIGYGIRWPSNLFGHPTDRTLDAVESELQYWDSQPGGLVTKVVFGHFPTSFIASSKRRRRYEGIFARQSVSAYICGHLHAKLGKTLWRLHMIDFPSGPNGLEHVGQFWEWELGDWKEFRLMRILAIDGGAVSFLDIGLSSQNQLLDDFQTTILITHPTDSRCMNQDEMKNPVVRNDINSLVFSVQPIRNVTARVFDSARAFKVVEEIPLQPVTGSVNFKPLFHAKWNAENYKSMPASRLWLQVFVIDDQGKETASAMRPFSVEGKLAYHPSTLLVYLIFNVHWEDLYLFLLWSNIFFLILLLFLPKILNYLMERNELYQRWATSISVSSPIRQKKFIFPLLWYLLEGSRSRKFWLAMVFYLLYLLKMPWFCGHATSENGGIARMYMRGWSIQTPSAPFIKEEQGYPDIMAITLPFMYLVVTPTFLLIYGLFAKCSGCRLYYHRKMSCAYETSPRGPGQEFVRGAPPKYSLSVISSWIIKFGGYWTRRALLLACLIISLLHLKICSVLMAAYGVGPVALSPALAWAPQLFLAAAIFALKIDLDVSLHVPL